In Acidisarcina polymorpha, the DNA window CCTTGCCGTACGAGTGCGAGCCGGAAGCAGACGCCTCCGCGCCCCAAAGCGTATTCACCAGAGAATGAAGTTCCGCGCTTTCGTGAAGATCCGATAAGCTCGGCGAACCAGCCATCCGAGGCGCCACGACAACGGCGCCAGCCTTCACCAGCATCGTCAGTTGACGGACTACTGGAAGCGAGAGCGCCGTCATCTCGTCCGGAACAACCAGCACGCGATATGTCATACCCGATTTCAGCGTCAGCTTCCCTCCCGATACCGAGGTCTGGTGAAGCAGCACATCGGAGTTCAGGTAGTCATAGGAAGCCGAGACCGGGACCGCCGGAGAAAAGTGCTTCCAGAAAGGAACCGTTACCGGCGCACCTTCCCCATAGAAATACGCCACGTCCACCACCGGCTTGCCTTGCTGCAGGAGATAGGAGCAGCGGGCGAGATATCCATTCCACGCCACCGCCTGTTCGGCCCAGGTGATGTTCCGCGTATAGTGCTGTCCATAGTAGCCCAGCGTGATGCCGGGCTTGTGCTTTCCATCGACAAACGGCTGATGGTCCGAGGTATGAAAGACAATCCGGTTCACGCCGCGAGCGAAATTCTGGTCGGCAAGCTGTTTCAGATAGAAGGGCGTCTGGGCCCAACCTAGCGTTGTGGGGTTCGAAGTAAAAGATTCCGTAGCAATGATGGGCTTTCCATAAATATGCCCCGCCGAACTGGCCTCGCGGACATCCGCCTCCCGAGTAGGCAGGTCCAGCTGGTCCGGCATTGGCGTCCAGAACTCTCCCATCGGAATGCTGACCTGACCCTTGTTCAGCAACCCGTCTCCAGTCGTGGGCATGTAAATTCCCATGGCCTCGGCATAAAGCCCTAAGCCTTGTTTCGCGAGGAAGTCGTTCGCGAGCTTGTAGTGGTTCTCAGCCAATAACTCCGAAAGAGTGAGCCGGTAATCCCACAGAAAACCGTCGCTGGCCTCCGAGCTCTCCACGATCCGCCCGCAGAGTACCGGCAGCCACGGGATTGGATCGTAACCGCGGCGGTTGCGAAACTCAGTCAGGATCGATTCCGTCCAGTTCTCCTGCCCGGCCTCCCAGCTATCCATCAGGAAATAGCGAAAGCTCTTGCTGTAATAAGGCGAGACCGCGCCGGAAATCATGCCGGTATAGGTCTTCACGTAGTCGGCGACATGACTTCGACTCAGCTTATCGACTTCATAGCCAGTCGCCTCCGGGGTCGCCGGATGGTTCTTCTTCCCCGTCAGCGAATAGCCCATTCGCAGGATCACCCAATTTCCCGCCGGGACCTGCCAATCGAGAGTCCCATCCGCTCGCATCTTCGAGGTAAGGTCGACCACATCCTGGACCGGGATGGCATCTTCTTTCGCGACCATTGGAGTCGCCGTATTCGCAGTTGCCACAAAGGTGCCAAAGCTCGCCTTGTCTTCAAAGAAATTCACCCGCGGCGAAGAGTAGAGCCGAAGCTCCGCTATCCGAAACAACTTCGGCACCGACATTCCGCGTCTCACCTGGTCTTCAGTAAGCTTTGGCTGCTGAAGCGTAACCCGGAAGTAGCGGGCCGTGATGGGAGCGAACGAGAAAGTCCTTACGGAAAACGGGCGTATCCAGGTCGGCGTATCCGGAAGCGCGACCACATCTGTCCAGTGTTCGCCATCCGTGCTCGACGAGAACCGTCCGTTTGGGAGCGCAGGAAAACCACGGATCGGTGGAAGCCCCATCCCCAGCGTGAACGAACGCAGCGTGAAGTTCTGCGGAAATTCCCACTGGATCCAGGCGTCAGACCCATCGGCATCGCTCCCGAGATCGGCGGTAGTCGAGTAATCTCCATCGCTGAGCGCTGCTGGATTCAAGGCCGGGTCGCTCGAGGTGATTTTCGCCTGCTTCTCGAAAGCGGGTGCTTCGCGCGCGGGCAGCCGGTAAGCCAGCACCACGGAATCGGCATAATAAGTCGGGTCTGGAGCTGCCTCTGGGGCCGGCGGCGGTGTATAGGTTGCCGGCGCGCCGCCAAGATGGGGAGCCATCGGTTGCTCCGTCGTCACCAAGCCCTGAAATGGACCATTGACCCGCGGCGGCTCCGCCAGCTTTCCCGAGAATGCCTGCGGACCATGAACCTCCGTCTCACTCCACACCGCTTTCTTCATCGCCTCCGAAGGCTTCACCCACGGACCGGCCGTCTCACTCCAACCTCCCGATGCCGCCATCGACATCTCCAGATGCAGCCGATCGGCCTCCCCGGCCGCGTGTTGCATCGCCGCCTTCCATTCCGGAGTCATCCAGATCACCGGCTTCATGTAATGAGGAACGCCCAGATCGCCATCGAACATCTGCATCCCGCCAATACCAACCCGGTGCATCCACTCCAGGTCGGCGGTAATGCCTGCCTGGGTGACGTTCCCACTCATCCAGTGCCACCACACCCGCGGCTTTGCGGAGTCCGGGGGAGTCTTGAAATTGTCTTCCAAAGATGTGGAAGACGAAGATGTGATCGCCTGCTGGGCCATCAGCGAAGTAGCGCCGCAAAGCAAAGCGAACGCCATCCTCCTCTTCCACAAGCCTGACAGGCTGCGAATCATCAAGGATCCCTCAAGAAGCAGCCGAACCGCACGATCAGCTACCGACGTGCCTTTGTATCGGAGCGGGAGGATCTCTGTCAATCCGCAAATAGTTTCGACTGAGGAATGATGCATGTTGCGAGGGGCAGAAGCCACCGTTCAGGCGACCTTCCGGCTCGACTCGCTTCGTCTTTGGGCCTACATCGTCAGTCCGGACGACCGACCTAGGTGACTTGTCGTTTTCGCTCAATCCGGGATTTCTTGCCAGGCGGAGAGCCAGAGTGACCTCCATCCACCCCCGCGCGAAGCGCATGCACCGGTGGGCGCCGGCGACGGTGCTTCTCGACAGGCGGGGGAAGCATGGCATTTACGAGCCTTATCGCCCTGCCGGGATCCCGAGCATAATCAGGATCGAACATCGCGATCACGGTCTGGGCGCGCGTCGTGTACCGCCTCGCCCACTGGCTCTCGACGAGTGTACGTTGCACCAGTCTCCAGGTCTCCGCGTCCGTTGCTCTCACTCCGTCAGGCATGGATAAATCTCGATAGCTGGTGTCCCCATTCAGGGCACTCAGAAACTCGACAAACCCCTCCAGGTTCACCCCCATCTGGAAAACCAGCTGACTCAACGCAAGTTGCTGCGGTCCGGACAACTCGTCAAAATTACGACAGTACGCTCTCGCGTTGTGGATCGCCTCGATTGCGGAAATCCGGAGAAGCCTCATCGCCTCCTCTTCCGTCAACTCGGGCGCTAGGGAGTGCTGCATCACCTTCCTGCGATACCGTTTCTTCGTCCAGCTCTCGAGATCGCGGTTGAAGCGCTCAAGGATCCGTTGCAATCTTTCCGGCTCAAGCCCCGCCGCCTGCCAGAGTTCAGCCGACGAAGGCTCCAGAAACAAATTCTCATTCAATGGATCCGTCTGCGGATGTTCGGTCGCCGCCACATCCAGACTGAATCCTGCGCCAATCAGTGGGCGGCTGGTCTTAGGATCGGGATAAGCCGCCAGCACCCAGCCTTCATGCCGGTTATCCCGAAGAATGTTCATTAGAGTTTGCACACTGAATTTGACATCACTGTCCTTGAAGTCGAAGAGAGTCTTGCCGGGCGGGTGCGCCGTGGTTTGTTCCGAGCTCTGTCCGATGGCTGCGGGAACGCCAAGCAGTATCCCTAAGAAGCCAGGCAGCATCGCCAACGAAATGGCTCCAGCTATCCAGGGTTTCTTCGCGTCCGTCATGTCGCTGGCCGCCTTCTGGCTTCACCATAGCGGAAACCGGATCGCACATCGACAAATATCTACACCGGCCAATCCAACGCAGCATTTGCCCGGCATTTTTCTACTGAGTGGACGTCTCTCTTCTTGAAGCGCGGGGTGAGGATGCCTGGGGAAAATGAATTAGTGCCTATCACTTTGACCCGACTGTCTTAGGCGAAATCCGCACGGCAGACACGACCGTTTTTCGCAGAGAAGAAGTGTCAACCTGGAAGAGCGACTAACCGATCTGAAATAGAATCGCTCGAGGGGGCGATCCATGAGGTTATGCGCGATGAAAGTCGCATATTTCGTCTTTCTTGTACTTCAGGTTTTTGGGGTCTTCCGAGCCAGGGCTGCTGATTCGACACTTCCGGTCAGAGTGATCAGCGAGGCCGGCGCTCAGCGGGTCCTTGCGGCAGCCGAACAAGCGGCAGAAAAGCTCCACGCCCCCTGCGCCATCGCTGTCGTTGACAGGAGCGGCACGCTTGTCGCCTTCCTGAAAATGGACGGGGTCCGCGACGGCAGCCCGGATCTTGCGATAGGCAAAGCCCGCACCTCTGCGCTGCTGCAGCGGCCGAGCGCTGAGACGGAGAGCAATGTCGATAGCGGACGCACTGCCTTTGTCACCGCGGGATTTATGACGCTCCGCGGTGGTATGCCGTTAATGGCGCAGCAGGAAGTAGTGGGGGCTGTTGGCATCGCCGGCCTCAATAAGGACAACGACGTAGCCATCGCACAGGCAGCAGCAGGAGCGTTCACATCCATGTCAGATGCACAACCACCTCCACGCCAGCCCTAGAGCCAGAAGAGCTGAAACAGCCAGAGTCACTGCTCGAACTTTAGAATATTGCCCCTTTGATGTCCCGCTTACTCACCGACAAAGCAGGTCGAATGAGGTACTAATCGTGAATCGCAGACGTTTCCTGGCTCATTCCCTTGCACTGGGCGGAGGCTCACTGCTTACAGGCGCATCCTCTTCCCTCTCGCAGCCATCCGCTCCTAAGCCCGTCAACCCACCCCAGACCTCGTCGGCAGGCAGCTCACATTTCCCGGACGGCTTCCTTTGGGGGCTCGCAACCGCGTCATACCAGGTCGAAGGCGCGTGGAACGAGGATGGTAAAGGCGAGTCTATCTGGGATCGGTTCACTCACACGGTTGGCAAGATAAAAGGTGGCGCAACCGGCGACATCGCCTGCGATCAGTACCATCTATACCCGCAGGACATCGCTATCCTGCAGCGCCTCAACCAGAAGAGCTATCGCTTCTCGATCTCCTGGCCGAGAATCCAGCCAACCGGAACCGGTGCAGCTAACCAGAAGGGACTCGACCACTACAGCAAGTTCGTCGACACGCTCCTTGAGGCCGGGATTCGGCCTTTCTGCACTCTCTATCACTGGGATCTGTCGCAAGCTCTAGAAGATCGTGGTGGCTGGCCGAACCGCGATCTTGCGGGCTATTTCGCAGACTATGCCGGAATCCTGGCAAAGAATCTTGGCGACCGCGTCACCGTCTGGGCGCCATTCAATATGCCATGGTCATTTACCAATCTTGGCTATGGAACCGGAATTTTCCCGCCCGGCCGCGCGAACTACGCAGACTTCCTGAAGGCGGCTCACACCGTCAACCTAGCGCAGGGTGAGGCATTCCGGGCGTTGAAAGCTGCATCCTCGAAGGCAACTGTCGGCAGCGCCTACGGCATGGCTCCAGCTTACCCAAAGACAGCCAGTGAACGGGACCGCGCCGCAACCGAGCGCTACCATGCCATGCACAATATCTACTTTCTGGAAACCGCCGTCCATGGCAGATATCCGAAGGCATTTGTTGGCGAGACGCCCTACGAGACGATGGGATATCGCGCGGGCGACGACAGGATCATGAAGGTCCCGTTGGACTGGATCGGCTTCCACTACTACACTCGTCGCATCGTCTCCGATGCCGGCGACGCATTTCGTCCGGGCGCCGGCGGCAGCCTGGCCACCGAAACAGCAGACACCGCGGGCGGTGCCGATCGCGACACCCAAACCGGCGCGGTCATGCCCACCGAAGGACCATTGACTGATGGAGGACTCGAAGTCTGGCCGCGGGGCATCTATGACCTCGTCATGCAGATTAGTCGCGAGTATAACCATCCAATCATCGAGATTACCGAAAGTGGATGCGGTTACCTTGATTCCCCTTACGACAAGGCCGGCGGACGTGTGCCCGATACCAGACGCATCAGCTTCTTCCGGGACGAACTCGCGGAGCTGGCCCGCGCGATCGCAGACGGCGCCAAGGTGCGCGCATTTCACGCCTGGAGTCTGGTCGATAACTTTGAGTGGGCTGACGGTTACACTCAGCGCTACGGCCTGACTTACGTGGACTACCGTGATCAAAAACGGACTGTCAAGGACTCGGGACTCTGGTATGGAAAGCTTGCGGCCAGCAACCGACTGGATCATGACTCTTAACTCCCATCGACGGAGCTAGCTCTACCATGCTCAGTCTTCGGTTCGCCAGGACGAAGACGTTTCAACCGGCCGACGTGGTCTCTTTCCCAGGCGAGAGCGCGATGAATGCGAATCCGATGATTACGAGCACGGCCACACCAATCAGCTCTCCGCGAGCAACCATGTTGCGCAGTGCCTGCGTACCCATCAACGCAGCATGAGCGAGACTGGACCAGGCTGTGAAAGCAATCAAGCTGCGATTCGCCCACGGATTGCGGATCGCTAAAAGCAAAAAAACGCCGAGGATCACATACAGGCAAAGCATCATCGACAACGCGGGCTCTTGTCGGATAAAGATTGCCGTCGGATAGCTTAACGCCAAAAAGAGCACACCTACGATCCCCAAAACAATCTTCAGAGCCAGCTGCCGGTTCATAAGAGTTCTCCCGAGTACGGTAGGATTGCGGTTGTTTCCGCCGCCTTCTACTAAGGTTGAGCCATGCAGACTTATTCAAAGAACAAGGCGACTTTGCCCTGCGCGTGTCCTTCTTCTAAATAAGCGATGGCGGCTGCCGCATCCCGCAAGGAGTAGCGTCTATCGATGACGGGTACAATCCTTCCGTCTTCGAGAAAGCCCGCCAGACAAATCAGGTCTTTTTGTTTGAGCTTGGCGATGAATGAACATACCTTCTTGCCCGACATCCGGGAGAGTATTGGCGCGATCAGCAGGTCTTCGAAAGCCCCCTGCAAAGTTGGGTTCCCTCCGGCTTTGACTAAGACGCCGCCCCGACCCAGAGCTCGCATGTACGCGAAGATCGAATGGCGAGCGTTGGCGGCGAGGATGAGGTCGTAGCGCTGCCCGTTGCGTGTGAAATCGTCGCGAGTGTAATCAATGACGTGATCAGCGCCAATCGATCTCGCAGTAGCCAAATTCCTGGTGCTGCAAACAGCCGTGACTTCCGTTCCGAACGCCTTGGCAATCTCTATGGCGAAGGTGCCGACGCCCCCCGACGCTCCATCAACCAGGACCCTCTGGCCTGCCCGGATTCGTCCATGGTCGCGAAGACCTTGCAACGCAGTAAGACCGGCGACAGGTACGCACGCTGCGTCTTCATACGAGATCCCAGCTGGCTTCAACGCCAGTTCCTCTTCGCTCGCGCAAACATATTCGGCAAAGGCAGACCCGGCAAATCCTTTTGCGCCGAATACATCGTCGCCCGTATGAAACTGGGTCACCTTTCCTCCAACCGCCTCCACTTCACCCGCGAAATCGGAACCGAGGATCTCGCGCTTCGGCTTCAGCAGCCCAAAGAACAGACGAACAAAAAATGGTTTACCTCGCATAATGATGTAGTCCAGAACATTCAAAGACGCCGCATGTACCCTGATCAAGACCTGGCTGTCTGTGGGTTCAGGTTTGGGCATCTCCCTGAACTCCAGAGCATCTGGCGGCCCGTACTGATCGCAAAAGGCGGCTTTCATAGGAGATACCTCGTCCCATCATGCGAAAAACCATAGCACGCACAACCGGTTGCTGGTGATAATTCTGCTGGCTGAGCGTGACCGGCGCGCTGAGTGGTCGCCCTTCGAAACGTCTACCCCAGCCATGTAGCGGGCGATTCGCTATGCTTTCTTGACATACCTCTACTTCTAGGCCTACTCTTCCCTATACCAAGAAGTACAGGGATACAAATGGCTAGAAACGATTTTCAAGGGAGTCTCGACCTTCTCGTGCTGAAGACGCTCTCGCAGACAGGAAAGCTGCACGGCTATGGGATTGTTCTGCACATCCAGCGCGCCTCCGATGAACTGCTCCGTGTTGAAGAGGGCTCGCTCTACCCTGCCCTTCATCGGATGGAGCAGAGCAAATGGATCAGCTCCGAATGGGCGCTAACAGAGACTAACCGCAAGGCCAAGTATTACAAGCTCACGGCCGCCGGGCGGAAACAATTACAGGAAGCCGAAGCAAGTTTTGAGCAGCTGGTAAAGGGTATTCGCGCCATAATGCAGTTCGCGTGAGGTGGTCCGATGTCGCTTGTTCGCCGCATTGCCAATCTCTTTTCTCGGGCCCGTGTCGAGCACGACATCGACCTCGAGCTGGAGTCCCACATCGCCATGCGCATCGACGATAACATCGCCTCGGGAATGTCCGCTGCCGAGGCTCGACGCGACGCGCTATTGCGCTTCGGCAATGCAACCTCGACCCGAGAGAGCGTCGCATCAACGGAGATGGCGCTGAGCCTCGACAGTCTGTGGTTCGATGTTCGTTACGCGGTGCGCCAGCTGCGCCGCTCGCCCTGGTTTGCGATTACCGCCGTTGTTACACTCGCTCTGGCGATCGGGGCCAATGCAGTGGTCTTCAGCGTACTGAATGCGTTTCTCCTGCGTCCCTTGAATGTGCCTCATGCGGAGAGCCTCTATGCTCTCTTCCATCAAGGGGATGCGGGCTTGTCCTACCTTGACTATCTCGATCTGCGCGACCGCAACCGCAGCTTCGAGAGCCTGGCTGCGTATAACGTCGCTCAGGCCGGCCTGGACACCGGCAAAGAGCCATCCCGCGCCTGGATCTACGAGACCAGTGGGAATTACTTCGACGCTCTCGGTATCCTGCCATCGATTGGCCAATTCTTCCACTCGTCCGATGAGCAGGGCCTCAACAGCGCTCCTTACATCGTGCTTGCCTATGCTTACTGGCAAAGCCATTTTCAAGCGGATCCAAAAATTGTTGGCCGAGTCGTCCTCGTGAACAAACATCCATTCACGATCCTTGGCGTCGCTCCTGCCGGTTTCCATGGAACTCTTTTATTCTTCAATCCCGACTTCTTCGTACCGCTGGTAAATCTGCAGGAGGTGCAAGGCGTGAATAACCTCACCGCCCGCGGAAAAACCACGGTCTTTATGACCATCGGGCACCTGAAGCCTGGAGTCACTCAGACACAGGCAGTGACCGATTTGAATTCAGTTGGCTTGTATCTGGAAAAGACCTATCCGAAAGAGCATGGCAAGTTTACCTTCACGCTTGGACTACCCAACCTTTACGGCGACTACATTGGCCGGCCCGTAAAGGCCTTCATGACCGGATTGATGTTGCTCGCCGGCCTCACTCTGTTAGCGGCGTGCGCCAACCTGGGCAGCCTCTTCGCTGCGCGTGCTGCCGACCGTACCCGTGAGGTCGCTCTGCGGCTCGCGCTTGGGTCAAGCCGTAAGCGGATCTTGCGTGCTCTCTTTACCGAAGCCGTCTTGATCTCCCTTCTCGGAGGCGCTGCCGGTCTTGGTGGCAGTATCGTGCTGTTGCACGAGCTCAGCGCGTGGCAGCCTTTTTCCCGATGGCCCATCCATCTGACGGTGAATCCAGATGCCAATGTATATGCGGCTGCATTGCTGCTGACTTTGGTGAGCGGGTTTCTATTTGGCGCCGTTCCCATCCGACAGGTTCTGCGGACTAACCCCTACGAAATCGTCAAATCCGGTCATGCAGGGACCGGCGCGTCCCCTCGGCGCTTCAATATACGAGACATTCTGCTGGTGGTGCAGATTGCCGTCTGCGCTCTGCTTGTCACTTCCTCGATGGCTGCGGTGCGCGGGTTGGCGCGTTCCTTGCATAGCGACTTCGGCTTTGAGACCGAGAACCGGATGATGCTGGATACCGATCTGAGTATGGCCAATTACACCGGCGACCGGGTTCCCGCAATGCAGAAGCGCATTATCGAGGCGGTAAAGGGAATTCCAGGGGTGGAGTCGGTGGGGCTTGCGGATACAGTGCCACTCGGCGATGGCTCGATCGACGCAAATGTCTTTGCCGACACGACAGCCGATCTTCGGTCATCGAACGCTGCTGCCGATCCATATGTCTTTAAGGTCTCATCCGATTATTTCGATGCCGCCGGTACACCCTTGTTGTCCGGCAGGGCCTTTTCCGCCCACGACGACAAGAACGCTCCGCGGGTGGCAATCGTTAACCGCGAGTTCGCTCGCAGACTCTTCGGTTCGGCCCCCCAGGCGCTTGGCCGGTACTACAAGACCTCCGATGGGACCCGCATTCAAATCGTTGGCCTCGTGCAGGATGGCAAATATGCCAGTCTCACCGAAGACCCTGCGCCGGCAATGTTCCTCCCCATTCTGCAAGTTCCAAGCAGTCAGACCTACCTCGTCGTGCACTCCAAACGCGATCCAATACAGTTGGGGCCGTCCATACGGTCCACCTTGCTTAAACTCGATTCGGGGCTGCCGGTCGAAATTCAAACCCGGTACAGCGGTCTGGATGCGCTACTCTTTGGGCCGAGGATGGCCACCATCTCGCTCATCGTGCTCGGCCTCATGGGCGCGATGCTTTCGATGATTGGAATCTTCGGCATGGCCGCCTACTCCGTGAGCAAGCGTTTGCGCGAACTCGGCATACGCATGGCCCTCGGCGCGCAACGACGAGAGGTCCTTCAGGCAGCTCTGGGTCGCTCCATCAAATTGCTCTCAATCGGCTCCGCGGCC includes these proteins:
- a CDS encoding glycosyl hydrolase, encoding MAFALLCGATSLMAQQAITSSSSTSLEDNFKTPPDSAKPRVWWHWMSGNVTQAGITADLEWMHRVGIGGMQMFDGDLGVPHYMKPVIWMTPEWKAAMQHAAGEADRLHLEMSMAASGGWSETAGPWVKPSEAMKKAVWSETEVHGPQAFSGKLAEPPRVNGPFQGLVTTEQPMAPHLGGAPATYTPPPAPEAAPDPTYYADSVVLAYRLPAREAPAFEKQAKITSSDPALNPAALSDGDYSTTADLGSDADGSDAWIQWEFPQNFTLRSFTLGMGLPPIRGFPALPNGRFSSSTDGEHWTDVVALPDTPTWIRPFSVRTFSFAPITARYFRVTLQQPKLTEDQVRRGMSVPKLFRIAELRLYSSPRVNFFEDKASFGTFVATANTATPMVAKEDAIPVQDVVDLTSKMRADGTLDWQVPAGNWVILRMGYSLTGKKNHPATPEATGYEVDKLSRSHVADYVKTYTGMISGAVSPYYSKSFRYFLMDSWEAGQENWTESILTEFRNRRGYDPIPWLPVLCGRIVESSEASDGFLWDYRLTLSELLAENHYKLANDFLAKQGLGLYAEAMGIYMPTTGDGLLNKGQVSIPMGEFWTPMPDQLDLPTREADVREASSAGHIYGKPIIATESFTSNPTTLGWAQTPFYLKQLADQNFARGVNRIVFHTSDHQPFVDGKHKPGITLGYYGQHYTRNITWAEQAVAWNGYLARCSYLLQQGKPVVDVAYFYGEGAPVTVPFWKHFSPAVPVSASYDYLNSDVLLHQTSVSGGKLTLKSGMTYRVLVVPDEMTALSLPVVRQLTMLVKAGAVVVAPRMAGSPSLSDLHESAELHSLVNTLWGAEASASGSHSYGKGKVYWGTSLERVFTEQGIQPDFTSAAPKILSSYSYPVPNATDELVWAHRRTPEANLYFVANQMVRTEEVETSYRVAGKAPELWYPDTGKTEPVSYRVRDGHTLITLRLSPEGSVFVIFRSSTNEPARTVPATTETELATLPGPWKVAFPPDLGAPPVLELPSLTSWTSSADPGVKYFSGTATYSQDFNVDRDWFPAGSSVVLDLGRVREIAEVSVNGTPVGGVLWKPPFRVNLSPLLKAGVNHLEVKVTNLWPNRLIGDQQPDATAHYTFTDYQAYEKDSPLTESGLLGPVRLIGERTTTRQTVSGN
- a CDS encoding GlcG/HbpS family heme-binding protein; its protein translation is MKVAYFVFLVLQVFGVFRARAADSTLPVRVISEAGAQRVLAAAEQAAEKLHAPCAIAVVDRSGTLVAFLKMDGVRDGSPDLAIGKARTSALLQRPSAETESNVDSGRTAFVTAGFMTLRGGMPLMAQQEVVGAVGIAGLNKDNDVAIAQAAAGAFTSMSDAQPPPRQP
- a CDS encoding glycoside hydrolase family 1 protein, whose product is MNRRRFLAHSLALGGGSLLTGASSSLSQPSAPKPVNPPQTSSAGSSHFPDGFLWGLATASYQVEGAWNEDGKGESIWDRFTHTVGKIKGGATGDIACDQYHLYPQDIAILQRLNQKSYRFSISWPRIQPTGTGAANQKGLDHYSKFVDTLLEAGIRPFCTLYHWDLSQALEDRGGWPNRDLAGYFADYAGILAKNLGDRVTVWAPFNMPWSFTNLGYGTGIFPPGRANYADFLKAAHTVNLAQGEAFRALKAASSKATVGSAYGMAPAYPKTASERDRAATERYHAMHNIYFLETAVHGRYPKAFVGETPYETMGYRAGDDRIMKVPLDWIGFHYYTRRIVSDAGDAFRPGAGGSLATETADTAGGADRDTQTGAVMPTEGPLTDGGLEVWPRGIYDLVMQISREYNHPIIEITESGCGYLDSPYDKAGGRVPDTRRISFFRDELAELARAIADGAKVRAFHAWSLVDNFEWADGYTQRYGLTYVDYRDQKRTVKDSGLWYGKLAASNRLDHDS
- a CDS encoding DUF6632 domain-containing protein, with amino-acid sequence MNRQLALKIVLGIVGVLFLALSYPTAIFIRQEPALSMMLCLYVILGVFLLLAIRNPWANRSLIAFTAWSSLAHAALMGTQALRNMVARGELIGVAVLVIIGFAFIALSPGKETTSAG
- a CDS encoding NAD(P)-dependent alcohol dehydrogenase, translated to MKAAFCDQYGPPDALEFREMPKPEPTDSQVLIRVHAASLNVLDYIIMRGKPFFVRLFFGLLKPKREILGSDFAGEVEAVGGKVTQFHTGDDVFGAKGFAGSAFAEYVCASEEELALKPAGISYEDAACVPVAGLTALQGLRDHGRIRAGQRVLVDGASGGVGTFAIEIAKAFGTEVTAVCSTRNLATARSIGADHVIDYTRDDFTRNGQRYDLILAANARHSIFAYMRALGRGGVLVKAGGNPTLQGAFEDLLIAPILSRMSGKKVCSFIAKLKQKDLICLAGFLEDGRIVPVIDRRYSLRDAAAAIAYLEEGHAQGKVALFFE
- a CDS encoding PadR family transcriptional regulator translates to MARNDFQGSLDLLVLKTLSQTGKLHGYGIVLHIQRASDELLRVEEGSLYPALHRMEQSKWISSEWALTETNRKAKYYKLTAAGRKQLQEAEASFEQLVKGIRAIMQFA
- a CDS encoding ABC transporter permease, which produces MSLVRRIANLFSRARVEHDIDLELESHIAMRIDDNIASGMSAAEARRDALLRFGNATSTRESVASTEMALSLDSLWFDVRYAVRQLRRSPWFAITAVVTLALAIGANAVVFSVLNAFLLRPLNVPHAESLYALFHQGDAGLSYLDYLDLRDRNRSFESLAAYNVAQAGLDTGKEPSRAWIYETSGNYFDALGILPSIGQFFHSSDEQGLNSAPYIVLAYAYWQSHFQADPKIVGRVVLVNKHPFTILGVAPAGFHGTLLFFNPDFFVPLVNLQEVQGVNNLTARGKTTVFMTIGHLKPGVTQTQAVTDLNSVGLYLEKTYPKEHGKFTFTLGLPNLYGDYIGRPVKAFMTGLMLLAGLTLLAACANLGSLFAARAADRTREVALRLALGSSRKRILRALFTEAVLISLLGGAAGLGGSIVLLHELSAWQPFSRWPIHLTVNPDANVYAAALLLTLVSGFLFGAVPIRQVLRTNPYEIVKSGHAGTGASPRRFNIRDILLVVQIAVCALLVTSSMAAVRGLARSLHSDFGFETENRMMLDTDLSMANYTGDRVPAMQKRIIEAVKGIPGVESVGLADTVPLGDGSIDANVFADTTADLRSSNAAADPYVFKVSSDYFDAAGTPLLSGRAFSAHDDKNAPRVAIVNREFARRLFGSAPQALGRYYKTSDGTRIQIVGLVQDGKYASLTEDPAPAMFLPILQVPSSQTYLVVHSKRDPIQLGPSIRSTLLKLDSGLPVEIQTRYSGLDALLFGPRMATISLIVLGLMGAMLSMIGIFGMAAYSVSKRLRELGIRMALGAQRREVLQAALGRSIKLLSIGSAAGLVLGILAGRVLAYVVDQATARDPLVLAGVVMIMAILGVLATWVPAQRALSVEPISLMREN